The Syngnathus scovelli strain Florida chromosome 18, RoL_Ssco_1.2, whole genome shotgun sequence genome contains a region encoding:
- the tmem14ca gene encoding transmembrane protein 14C — protein sequence MSVDWVGYGYAALVASGGVIGYVKAGSVPSLAAGLLFGGLAGVGAYQISNDPSNIWLSLATSGALTGVMGKRFYGSRKFMPAGLMAGASLLMVGKLSMALLNKPQQS from the exons ATGTCTGTGGATTGGGTGGGATATGGATATGCAGCCCTGGTGGCATCTGGGGGAGTCATCGGCTATGTGAAAGCAG GCAGTGTTCCCTCCCTGGCTGCCGGACTTCTCTTTGGGGGTCTCGCAGGTGTTGGCGCCTATCAGATCTCCAATGACCCCAGTAATATTTGGCTGTCTCTCG CTACATCAGGTGCACTGACAGGTGTCATGGGAAAAAGGTTCTATGGCTCCAGGAAATTCATGCCTGCCGGCCTAATGGCGGGTGCAAG TCTTCTGATGGTGGGGAAACTCAGCATGGCGCTTCTAAACAAACCTCAGCAGTCCTGA